In Lysobacter firmicutimachus, one genomic interval encodes:
- a CDS encoding UdgX family uracil-DNA binding protein (This protein belongs to the uracil DNA glycosylase superfamily, members of which act in excision repair of DNA. However, it belongs more specifically to UdgX branch, whose founding member was found to bind uracil in DNA (where it does not belong), without cleaving it, appears to promote DNA repair by a pathway involving RecA, rather than base excision.) — protein sequence MNAPDDGGPRRAPARRAHLSTAVPFAKPVGEIPKGSLRHLRDEAEHCRRCPLWRGATQTVFGRGSSDARAMLIGEQPGDREDLRGEPFVGPAGRLLDKALADAGLARSALYLTNAVKHFKYEQRGPDRLHTRASAREQEACRVWLAAEWLRVRPRLAVALGAMAAQTLFGSGFRLSRERGQWLELEPHCRALATWHPSSVLRTPGTGRQRRYAELVEDLGRLAEALREPEP from the coding sequence ATGAACGCACCCGACGACGGCGGTCCCAGGCGCGCTCCGGCCCGACGCGCGCACCTGTCCACGGCGGTGCCGTTCGCCAAGCCGGTCGGCGAAATTCCCAAGGGCTCGTTGCGCCATCTCCGCGACGAGGCCGAGCACTGCCGTCGTTGCCCGCTGTGGCGCGGCGCGACCCAGACCGTGTTCGGCCGCGGCTCGTCCGATGCGCGGGCGATGCTGATCGGCGAGCAGCCCGGTGACCGCGAGGACCTGCGCGGTGAGCCCTTCGTCGGCCCGGCCGGACGCCTGCTCGACAAGGCGCTGGCCGACGCCGGGCTGGCGCGCTCGGCCTTGTACCTGACTAACGCGGTCAAGCATTTCAAGTACGAGCAGCGCGGCCCCGACCGCCTGCACACGCGCGCCAGTGCGCGCGAGCAGGAAGCCTGCCGGGTCTGGCTCGCGGCCGAGTGGCTGCGGGTGCGTCCGCGGTTGGCGGTCGCGCTCGGTGCGATGGCGGCGCAGACCCTGTTCGGCAGCGGCTTCCGGCTCAGCCGCGAGCGCGGGCAATGGCTCGAACTGGAACCGCATTGCCGGGCGTTGGCGACCTGGCACCCGTCCTCGGTGTTGCGCACCCCGGGAACGGGCCGGCAAAGGCGCTACGCCGAACTGGTCGAAGACCTCGGCCGGCTGGCCGAGGCCTTGCGCGAACCGGAGCCGTGA
- a CDS encoding SDR family oxidoreductase, with amino-acid sequence MNEASTTQPQPPQSQDEQPGQQKPMLPQPETIRDSYLGSQRLKDKVAIVTGGDSGIGRAVAVHFAREGADVAIAYLNEESDAEETERLVRKEGRQCLRIAGDVGDPEHCREIVRRTVEAYGRVDVLVNNAAEQHKVEEPEQLTPAQIERTFRTNIFAYFFMATAALPHMPRGASILNTGSVTGVRGHEQLIDYAATKGAIHALTFSLAQAVAGRGVRVNAVAPGPVWTPLIPASFDEEEVAKFGADTLLKRPGQPCEIAPAYVFLASEEASYITGQTIHINGGGHISA; translated from the coding sequence ATGAACGAAGCCAGCACCACCCAGCCCCAGCCGCCGCAGTCGCAGGACGAGCAGCCGGGCCAGCAGAAGCCGATGCTGCCGCAGCCCGAGACCATCCGCGACAGCTACCTCGGTTCGCAGCGATTGAAGGACAAAGTGGCGATCGTCACCGGCGGCGACAGCGGCATCGGCCGCGCGGTCGCGGTGCATTTCGCCCGCGAGGGCGCCGATGTCGCCATCGCCTATCTCAACGAAGAAAGCGACGCCGAAGAAACCGAACGGCTGGTGCGCAAGGAAGGCCGACAATGCCTGCGCATCGCCGGGGACGTCGGCGACCCGGAGCACTGCCGCGAGATCGTCCGCCGCACCGTCGAGGCCTACGGCCGCGTCGACGTACTGGTCAACAACGCCGCCGAGCAGCACAAGGTCGAAGAGCCTGAGCAACTGACTCCGGCGCAGATCGAGAGGACCTTCCGCACCAACATCTTCGCCTACTTCTTCATGGCCACCGCGGCGCTGCCGCACATGCCGCGCGGCGCCAGCATCCTCAACACCGGCTCGGTCACCGGCGTGCGCGGCCACGAGCAACTGATCGACTACGCCGCCACCAAGGGCGCGATCCACGCGCTGACCTTTTCCCTGGCCCAGGCCGTGGCCGGTCGCGGCGTGCGGGTCAATGCGGTGGCGCCGGGCCCGGTGTGGACGCCGCTGATCCCGGCCAGCTTCGACGAGGAGGAGGTGGCCAAGTTCGGCGCCGACACCTTGCTCAAGCGTCCCGGCCAACCGTGCGAGATCGCACCGGCCTACGTGTTCCTGGCCAGCGAAGAGGCCTCGTACATCACCGGGCAGACCATCCACATCAACGGCGGAGGACACATCAGTGCGTAA
- a CDS encoding VOC family protein — MHRSRFAQLVIDCETTDPDWAAQFWAQALGCRIHRLHSSGDAMYRQLLTHENQPCVLVQAVEHASRMHLDIETDDVEAEVVRLEQLGAARIAQVKQWWVMAAPTGQRFCVLPPQRPDFPAHSNVWR, encoded by the coding sequence ATGCACAGAAGCCGATTCGCGCAATTGGTCATCGATTGCGAAACCACCGACCCCGATTGGGCGGCGCAGTTCTGGGCCCAGGCCCTGGGCTGCCGCATCCATCGTCTGCACAGCAGCGGCGACGCGATGTACCGGCAGTTGCTGACCCATGAAAACCAGCCCTGCGTCCTGGTGCAGGCGGTCGAACACGCCAGTCGCATGCACCTGGACATCGAGACCGACGACGTCGAGGCCGAAGTCGTGCGCCTGGAGCAACTCGGCGCGGCGCGCATCGCCCAGGTCAAGCAATGGTGGGTGATGGCGGCGCCGACCGGGCAGCGGTTTTGCGTGCTGCCGCCGCAACGGCCCGATTTTCCCGCGCACAGCAACGTGTGGCGTTGA
- a CDS encoding DEAD/DEAH box helicase, giving the protein MVSDSDIPDSAAPAAAAIDAAVLDAFHPAVAAWFRAAFAAPTGAQALAWPAIRTGGDTLVAAPTGSGKTLTAFLAAIDALVREGLEQGLRDEVAVVYVSPLKALSNDIHLNLEAPLAGIGAALQAMGLGDPGIRTAVRTGDTSAGERQSMRRKPPHILVTTPESLYVLLGSESGRAMLGAVRTVIVDEIHAVADDKRGSHLSLSLERLGALCGARPQRIGLSATQKPIDEVARFLVGSQRVGADGVPDCRVIDIGYAKRRDLALALPGSPLSAVMSHEQWDEVYERLAALAREHRTTLVFVNTRRMAERAARHLGERLGKEAVAAHHGSLARELRLDAEQRLKRGELRVLVATASLELGIDIGDVDLVCQLGSPRSIAAFLQRVGRAGHHVGGVPKGRLFPQSREDLVECVALLDSVRRGELDALQIPRAPLDVLAQQIVAEVAAQEWREDALYQCLRGAWPYAGLSRADFDAIVRMLADGFSTRRGPRSSYLHRDAVHGRLRARRGSRMTAVMSGGTIPDTGDYAVLLEPEAHSIGTVNEDFAIESLAGDVFQLGNASYKILRVEPGRVRVEDAHGQPPNIPFWLGEAPGRSDELSHSVSRLRAGVDAALGESADAAAAARLLQQRYACDGESALQLVDYLGRTRAALGVVPSQETLVFERFFDESGGTQLVIHSPYGSRINRAWGLALRKRFCRKFNFELQAAATEDAIVLSLSTSHSFALEEVARYLHSASALDVLTQALLDAPLFPVRWRWNATTALALPRFVGGRKVAPQLQRMKSEDLLATVFPDQVACAENLAGEREVPDHPLVAQTLHDCLYEAMDSAGWLRLLQRLEAGQVRVIGRDVAAPSPIAAEAINARPYAFLDDAPLEERRTQAVMARRYAEAEGAGDLGRLDPQAIEAVREEAWPEVRDADEMHEALMGLGFVTAEEAQAHAWNDRLATLAGDGRATALRLPGADDAPGWWVATECLPQAQAVFPQAAMDTAVTVPAEFLAVAWSSEDALTELLRARLTALGPTTATALAADARRPRGEIDLALVRLESEGYAMRGRFGRDSLLGGEEEWCERHLLARIHRYTVGRLRREIEPVEPRDFARFAFDWQHLSRAERMHGPQALRAVLEQLEGFEAPASVWESELLPARVADYDSNWLDELCAAGRITWARLRPQAAGADSAPQGVPSVRQTPIVLLPRRALGDWRLSAEAGSDPAPVSSRAQRVLEVLQARGASFFDELERAAHLLRTELEEALGELVVRGRITCDSFAGLRGLLVPASKRASTHGSRRRRALLTDLQDAGRWSLARPQHDAFDGGTDEGGPAQAAARRAEAVEHIAWRLLERYGVVFWRLIQREAGWLPPWRDLLRVYRRLEARGEIRGGRFVAGMSGEQFALPDAVAALRKVRQREHDGEIVCVSAADPLNLTGSVLAGAKVARIPGARIAFRDGVAVAALLAGQVEEFEPLPAEVRREVQQRLSRRPSGAAAAAAASLDEVLRNLGRP; this is encoded by the coding sequence GCCCAGGCCCTGGCCTGGCCGGCGATCCGCACCGGCGGCGACACCCTGGTCGCGGCGCCGACCGGTTCGGGCAAGACCCTGACCGCGTTCCTGGCCGCGATCGATGCCCTGGTCCGCGAAGGCCTGGAGCAGGGGCTGCGCGACGAGGTCGCGGTGGTCTACGTCTCGCCGCTGAAGGCGCTGTCCAACGACATCCACCTCAATCTGGAGGCGCCGCTGGCCGGGATCGGCGCGGCGCTGCAGGCGATGGGCCTGGGCGACCCCGGCATCCGCACTGCGGTGCGCACCGGCGACACCTCGGCCGGCGAGCGCCAGTCGATGCGGCGCAAGCCGCCGCACATTCTGGTCACCACCCCCGAATCGCTGTACGTACTGCTCGGTTCCGAGTCCGGCCGGGCCATGCTCGGCGCGGTGCGCACGGTGATCGTCGACGAAATCCACGCCGTCGCCGACGACAAGCGCGGCAGCCATCTGAGCCTGAGCCTGGAGCGCCTGGGCGCGCTGTGCGGCGCGCGGCCGCAGCGGATCGGCCTGTCGGCGACGCAGAAACCCATCGACGAAGTCGCGCGCTTCCTGGTCGGAAGCCAGCGCGTCGGCGCCGACGGCGTGCCGGACTGCCGGGTGATCGACATCGGCTACGCCAAGCGGCGCGATCTGGCGCTGGCGCTGCCGGGCTCGCCGCTGAGCGCGGTGATGTCGCACGAGCAATGGGACGAGGTCTACGAGCGCTTGGCCGCGCTGGCGCGCGAGCATCGCACTACGCTGGTGTTCGTCAACACCCGGCGCATGGCCGAGCGCGCTGCGCGCCACCTCGGCGAGCGCCTGGGCAAGGAAGCGGTCGCCGCCCACCACGGCAGCCTCGCCCGCGAGCTGCGCCTGGATGCCGAGCAGCGGCTCAAGCGCGGCGAACTGCGCGTGCTGGTCGCGACCGCGTCGCTGGAACTGGGCATCGACATCGGCGACGTCGATCTGGTCTGCCAGCTCGGCTCGCCGCGTTCGATCGCCGCATTCCTGCAGCGGGTCGGCCGCGCCGGCCATCACGTCGGCGGCGTGCCCAAGGGGCGCCTGTTCCCGCAGTCGCGCGAGGATCTGGTCGAATGCGTGGCCCTGCTCGACAGCGTGCGGCGCGGCGAGCTGGATGCGCTGCAGATTCCGCGCGCGCCGCTGGACGTGCTGGCGCAGCAGATCGTGGCCGAAGTCGCGGCGCAGGAATGGCGCGAGGACGCGCTGTACCAGTGCCTGCGCGGCGCTTGGCCCTATGCCGGGCTGAGCCGCGCCGACTTCGACGCGATCGTGCGCATGCTGGCCGACGGCTTCAGCACCCGGCGCGGCCCGCGTTCGTCCTACCTCCACCGCGACGCCGTGCACGGCCGCCTGCGCGCGCGCCGCGGCAGCCGCATGACCGCGGTGATGTCCGGCGGCACCATTCCCGACACCGGCGACTACGCGGTGCTGCTGGAGCCGGAGGCGCACAGCATCGGCACGGTCAACGAAGACTTCGCTATCGAGAGCCTGGCCGGCGACGTGTTTCAGCTCGGCAACGCCAGTTACAAGATCCTGCGCGTCGAGCCCGGGCGGGTGCGGGTCGAGGACGCGCACGGCCAACCGCCGAACATCCCGTTCTGGCTCGGCGAAGCGCCGGGACGCAGCGACGAACTCTCGCACTCAGTGTCGCGCCTGCGCGCCGGCGTCGATGCCGCGCTCGGCGAAAGCGCCGACGCCGCGGCCGCCGCGCGCTTGCTGCAGCAGCGCTACGCCTGCGACGGCGAGAGCGCCCTGCAGCTGGTCGATTACCTGGGCCGCACCCGCGCCGCGCTTGGCGTGGTGCCGAGCCAGGAGACGCTGGTGTTCGAGCGCTTCTTCGACGAATCCGGCGGCACCCAGTTGGTGATCCATTCGCCCTACGGCAGCCGGATCAACCGCGCCTGGGGCCTGGCGCTGCGCAAGCGCTTCTGCCGCAAGTTCAATTTCGAACTGCAGGCGGCGGCGACCGAGGACGCGATCGTGCTGTCGCTGTCGACCAGCCACAGCTTTGCGCTGGAAGAGGTCGCGCGCTACCTGCATTCGGCCAGCGCGCTCGACGTGCTGACCCAGGCCCTGCTGGACGCGCCGCTGTTCCCGGTGCGCTGGCGCTGGAACGCGACCACCGCGCTGGCGCTGCCGCGCTTCGTCGGCGGGCGCAAGGTCGCGCCGCAGCTGCAACGCATGAAGAGCGAAGACCTGCTGGCGACGGTGTTCCCCGATCAGGTCGCCTGCGCCGAGAACCTGGCCGGCGAGCGCGAGGTGCCCGACCATCCGCTGGTCGCGCAGACCCTGCACGACTGCCTGTACGAGGCGATGGACAGCGCCGGCTGGCTGCGCCTGCTGCAGCGGCTGGAAGCGGGGCAGGTGCGGGTGATCGGCCGCGACGTGGCCGCGCCGTCGCCGATCGCCGCCGAGGCGATCAATGCGCGTCCCTACGCCTTCCTCGACGACGCGCCGCTGGAAGAGCGCCGCACCCAGGCGGTGATGGCGCGGCGTTATGCCGAGGCCGAGGGCGCCGGCGATCTCGGCCGGCTCGATCCGCAGGCGATCGAGGCGGTGCGCGAAGAGGCCTGGCCGGAAGTGCGCGATGCCGACGAGATGCACGAGGCGCTGATGGGCCTGGGCTTCGTTACCGCCGAGGAGGCCCAGGCGCATGCCTGGAACGATCGGCTGGCGACGTTGGCGGGCGATGGCCGCGCCACGGCCTTGCGTTTGCCGGGTGCGGACGATGCGCCCGGTTGGTGGGTGGCGACCGAGTGTCTGCCGCAGGCGCAGGCGGTATTCCCGCAGGCAGCGATGGACACCGCGGTGACAGTGCCGGCCGAATTCCTGGCCGTGGCCTGGAGCAGCGAAGACGCATTGACCGAACTGTTGCGCGCGCGCCTGACCGCGCTGGGCCCGACCACCGCGACCGCGCTGGCCGCCGATGCGCGGCGCCCGCGCGGCGAGATCGATCTGGCCCTGGTGCGGCTGGAAAGCGAAGGGTATGCGATGCGCGGCCGGTTCGGCCGCGACAGCCTGCTCGGCGGCGAAGAGGAATGGTGCGAGCGGCATCTGCTGGCGCGCATCCACCGCTACACGGTCGGCCGCCTGCGGCGCGAGATCGAGCCGGTCGAGCCGCGCGATTTCGCCCGCTTCGCGTTCGACTGGCAGCATCTGAGCCGAGCCGAGCGCATGCACGGGCCGCAGGCCTTGCGCGCGGTGCTGGAGCAGTTGGAGGGTTTCGAAGCGCCGGCCTCGGTGTGGGAAAGCGAACTGCTGCCGGCGCGCGTGGCCGACTACGATTCCAACTGGCTCGACGAGCTGTGCGCGGCCGGCCGCATCACCTGGGCCCGGCTGCGCCCGCAGGCCGCCGGTGCCGACAGCGCGCCGCAGGGCGTGCCCAGCGTGCGCCAGACCCCGATCGTGCTGCTGCCGCGGCGCGCACTCGGCGATTGGCGGCTCAGCGCCGAGGCGGGCAGCGACCCGGCGCCGGTGTCCTCGCGCGCGCAGCGCGTGCTCGAGGTACTGCAGGCGCGCGGCGCTTCGTTCTTCGACGAACTCGAGCGCGCCGCGCACCTGTTGCGCACCGAACTGGAAGAAGCGCTGGGCGAACTGGTGGTGCGCGGCCGCATCACCTGCGACAGCTTCGCCGGCCTGCGCGGCCTGCTGGTACCTGCGTCCAAGCGCGCCTCGACCCACGGCAGCCGGCGCCGGCGGGCGCTGCTGACGGATTTGCAGGATGCCGGGCGCTGGTCCCTGGCCCGGCCGCAGCACGATGCCTTCGACGGGGGCACCGACGAAGGCGGGCCGGCGCAAGCCGCCGCGCGCCGCGCCGAAGCGGTCGAGCACATCGCCTGGCGGCTGCTGGAGCGCTATGGCGTGGTGTTCTGGCGCCTGATCCAGCGCGAGGCCGGCTGGCTGCCGCCATGGCGCGATCTGCTGCGCGTGTATCGGCGCCTGGAAGCGCGCGGCGAGATTCGTGGCGGGCGTTTCGTCGCCGGCATGAGCGGCGAACAGTTCGCCTTGCCCGATGCCGTTGCGGCGCTGCGCAAAGTACGCCAGCGCGAGCACGACGGCGAAATCGTCTGCGTGTCCGCGGCCGATCCGCTCAACCTGACCGGCAGCGTCCTGGCCGGGGCCAAGGTGGCGCGCATTCCCGGAGCGCGCATCGCCTTCCGCGACGGCGTCGCAGTCGCCGCCTTGCTGGCGGGCCAGGTCGAGGAATTCGAACCGCTGCCCGCGGAAGTGCGGCGCGAGGTGCAGCAGCGCCTGAGCCGTCGTCCCAGCGGCGCGGCGGCCGCTGCCGCGGCCAGCCTGGACGAAGTGCTGCGCAATCTCGGCCGGCCGTGA
- a CDS encoding RES family NAD+ phosphorylase, whose product MSKSLALPLCLGLCLLLVAGACDRRRSQPPQESDTRDSTIAQPGANATEAGRETTAPGSACTGLSGPALEDCQAPASDTARAAPAVSAPAKPGPAESPPLPRPSPRTMSQSKPNPPAGTPEARPASRDKQLADSFPASDPPSTSAPQSAEPARKLPHLLLYRVVAAEQVEHAFDDGPGFEGGRWTSPGRRAIYASLSPAGALLEFVAHLDGDAPRELRMAVASVPADCVHPCGAVPEDWDQRPYREHVRRVGDCWLDAGPSFGLFVPSALSPRERNVLLNLGHEDRDKLDVLSADVVALDERLCRR is encoded by the coding sequence ATGAGCAAATCGTTAGCGCTGCCGCTCTGCCTGGGCCTGTGCCTGCTGCTCGTGGCCGGCGCCTGCGACCGGCGTCGCAGCCAACCGCCGCAAGAGTCCGACACCCGCGACAGCACGATCGCGCAACCGGGGGCGAACGCGACCGAGGCCGGGCGCGAAACCACCGCACCGGGCAGCGCCTGCACCGGCCTGTCCGGGCCGGCGCTGGAGGACTGCCAGGCGCCCGCGAGCGACACGGCGCGGGCAGCCCCCGCGGTGAGCGCGCCGGCCAAACCGGGGCCGGCCGAATCCCCCCCCCTCCCCCGACCGAGCCCCCGAACCATGAGCCAGTCCAAGCCCAATCCGCCCGCCGGCACGCCCGAAGCGCGTCCCGCCTCGCGCGACAAGCAGCTCGCCGACAGCTTCCCCGCCAGCGATCCGCCATCCACCAGCGCGCCGCAATCCGCCGAACCGGCGCGCAAGCTGCCGCATCTGCTCTTGTATCGCGTGGTCGCCGCCGAGCAGGTCGAGCACGCGTTCGACGATGGGCCCGGATTCGAAGGCGGCCGTTGGACCTCCCCCGGACGGCGCGCGATCTACGCCTCACTGTCGCCGGCCGGCGCGCTGCTCGAGTTCGTTGCCCACCTGGACGGCGATGCGCCGCGCGAATTGCGCATGGCGGTGGCCAGCGTGCCGGCCGACTGCGTGCACCCCTGCGGCGCCGTGCCCGAGGACTGGGATCAGCGGCCGTACCGCGAACACGTGCGCCGGGTCGGCGATTGCTGGCTCGACGCCGGCCCCTCGTTCGGCCTGTTCGTGCCCAGCGCACTGTCGCCGCGCGAACGCAACGTGCTGCTCAACCTCGGCCACGAGGACCGCGACAAGCTCGATGTGTTGTCGGCCGACGTGGTCGCGCTCGACGAGCGCCTGTGCCGGCGCTGA
- a CDS encoding ABC1 kinase family protein has translation MAPALLDRLDRGDSPALRTARILAFVAKYRHIGAFSEFDVAAGRGLSEHAQAQASGERRDGEAFVHDLESLGPAFIKLGQALSTRPDLLPEDLHRALERMQDRVTEQIPFPQVRELVEERLRVRLTKAFMRFDPEPIGRASLAQVHRATLRDGREVAVKLQRPGIEAVIGTDLDILARLAYTADRVTATGRRMHFADWLDEFRRALYTELDYCAEARNLERFASHLARYPDLYVPQPVWSLCGPRIITMELVRGRKVIDLSGLLRTEHEYAPLAVALLRGYLDQVFLHGEIHADPHPGNILLAEDGRLAVLDLGMIVHVPPQRRDRLLKLMLAAVDGRGEDAAAETIAIGTRLESFDEVRYRREIGHLVGRYAAQQSSAELAEGTLFIEVVRVAVACGLRPPPELGLLGRTLLNLQAVAHALAPDLDIQEVVRPHLEFVMLGRLRHSLSAPGLATEALELQGLVRDAPRKLSALLSLLAENRMQVSVAGLEESRLMESLQKIANRISTGAIAAALIIASAVMMRIDTPHRLLGYPALALVLFLFACVLGVGLVVSALLSDRKAPSRKHNTPP, from the coding sequence ATGGCCCCGGCCCTGCTCGACCGGCTCGACCGCGGGGATAGTCCGGCTCTGCGCACAGCGCGCATCCTGGCCTTCGTCGCCAAATACCGCCACATCGGCGCGTTCTCGGAATTCGACGTCGCCGCCGGGCGCGGCCTGTCGGAACACGCGCAAGCGCAGGCCTCCGGCGAACGCCGCGACGGCGAGGCCTTCGTCCACGACCTGGAGTCGCTGGGGCCGGCCTTCATCAAGCTCGGCCAGGCGCTCTCGACCCGCCCCGACCTGTTGCCGGAGGACCTGCACCGCGCACTGGAACGGATGCAGGACCGGGTGACCGAACAGATCCCGTTCCCACAGGTTCGCGAGCTCGTCGAAGAGCGCTTGCGGGTGCGTCTGACCAAGGCATTCATGCGCTTCGACCCGGAACCGATCGGCCGCGCCTCGCTGGCGCAGGTGCATCGCGCGACCTTGCGCGACGGCCGCGAAGTCGCGGTCAAGTTGCAGCGGCCCGGCATCGAGGCGGTGATCGGAACCGATCTGGATATCCTCGCCCGCCTCGCCTACACCGCCGACCGGGTCACCGCGACCGGGCGGCGCATGCATTTCGCCGACTGGCTCGACGAGTTCCGCCGCGCGCTCTACACCGAATTGGACTACTGCGCCGAAGCGCGCAACCTCGAGCGTTTCGCTTCGCACCTGGCCCGCTATCCGGATCTGTACGTGCCGCAGCCGGTGTGGAGTCTGTGCGGGCCGCGCATCATCACCATGGAACTGGTGCGTGGGCGCAAGGTGATCGACCTGTCCGGGCTGCTGCGCACCGAGCACGAGTACGCACCGCTGGCGGTAGCGCTGTTGCGCGGGTACCTGGATCAGGTGTTCCTGCACGGCGAGATCCACGCCGATCCGCATCCGGGCAACATTCTGCTGGCCGAGGACGGGCGCCTGGCGGTGCTCGACCTGGGCATGATCGTGCACGTACCGCCGCAACGCCGCGACCGCCTGCTGAAGCTGATGCTGGCCGCGGTCGACGGTCGCGGCGAGGACGCGGCGGCCGAGACCATCGCCATCGGTACGCGCCTGGAATCCTTCGACGAAGTCCGCTACCGGCGCGAGATCGGCCATCTGGTCGGCCGTTATGCGGCGCAGCAGTCCAGCGCCGAACTCGCCGAAGGCACCTTGTTCATCGAAGTGGTGCGGGTCGCGGTGGCCTGCGGCCTGCGGCCGCCGCCGGAACTGGGCCTGCTCGGCCGCACCCTGCTCAACCTGCAGGCGGTAGCGCATGCGCTGGCGCCCGACCTCGACATCCAGGAGGTGGTCCGCCCGCACCTGGAGTTCGTCATGCTCGGCCGCCTGCGCCATTCGCTGTCGGCGCCGGGGCTGGCGACCGAGGCACTGGAGCTGCAGGGCCTGGTGCGCGACGCGCCGCGCAAGCTGTCCGCGCTGCTGTCGCTATTGGCCGAAAACCGCATGCAAGTGTCGGTGGCGGGGCTGGAGGAGTCGCGGCTGATGGAAAGCCTGCAGAAGATCGCCAACCGGATCAGCACCGGGGCGATCGCCGCCGCGCTGATCATCGCCTCGGCGGTGATGATGCGCATCGACACGCCGCACCGCTTGCTCGGCTATCCGGCGTTGGCGCTGGTGCTGTTCCTGTTCGCCTGCGTGCTCGGCGTCGGCCTGGTGGTCAGCGCCCTGCTCAGCGACCGCAAGGCGCCGTCGCGCAAGCACAACACGCCGCCGTGA
- a CDS encoding GlsB/YeaQ/YmgE family stress response membrane protein — MIGILVWLAIGALVGWIGSRAMRNAAPPHTAQHIAVGIAGAIAGGCAARLLGISQLDRGDLSLAGLTLSLLGAIVSLGIYSLFHSPSRAR; from the coding sequence ATGATCGGCATCCTCGTTTGGCTCGCGATAGGCGCCCTGGTCGGCTGGATCGGCAGCCGCGCCATGCGCAACGCAGCGCCGCCCCACACCGCGCAGCACATCGCGGTCGGAATCGCCGGCGCGATCGCCGGCGGCTGCGCCGCACGCTTGCTGGGCATCAGCCAACTCGATCGCGGCGATCTCAGTCTGGCCGGTTTGACGCTTAGCCTGCTTGGTGCGATCGTCTCGCTCGGCATTTACAGTCTGTTCCACAGCCCCAGCCGGGCCCGCTGA